In a genomic window of Bemisia tabaci chromosome 1, PGI_BMITA_v3:
- the LOC140226078 gene encoding uncharacterized protein — protein sequence MGDCIVTGLAILRTPAGNPSLKGAMEMVTGFKAYEPPIEGADWALSRSEGSQSTRAHSEFKRWSSSWKVIVIGDLNGRTGHRIGWKVVGPFGEDVVNDNGNRIIAVCERNKLEILNGFFQHRDIHKDTWVKQTRGLRSIIDYAITNHTSKIKVRQVKVCRGLSCGSDHHFLKIEIAFPVKSFPQSVPRQQQQQQGERVQPKRYNIDSLHHQSVKDLYTKRLNEKLDERQGFCDAEDQYHFIKTCIHAAAREALGVREKITTECKSYWWDKEIEEEIDVKRRNYHSFLHSKSNEDKMAYKHAQAKVQRLIMRKIYESWENNCPRINTCLGGRGSTESWKLLKGLRRNMKKDILSPITISQLEDHFKVLRMEVRPEFQGSAAEYNAETLSLEVKLEEIVKAIKELKNEKAPAAGDIPSRLIKCGTRELFQLLGDLFDRCIKGARKYQKSGKSPGFQLYKTKERGMTAKTTGSYLS from the exons ATGGGGGACTGTATTGTCACAGggttagcaatcctgcggaccccagctggtaacccTAGCCTCAAAGGGGCcatggagatggtcaccggcttcaaggcgtatgaaccacccattGAAGGGGCTGATTGGGCTCTTAGCCGTAGTGAAGGCAGCCAATCTACGAGAGCGCACTCCGAATTCAAAcgctggtcctccag ttGGAAAGTTATCGTCATAGGCGATTTGAATGGAAGAACAGGACACCGGATTGGTTGGAAGGTCGTTGGTCCATTCGGAGAAGATGTGGTCAATGACAACGGGAACCGCATCATAGCAGTCTGTGAGCGAAACAAGTTAGAAATTTTAAACGGATTCTTTCAACACCGGGATATCCACAAGGATACGTGGGTTAAACAAACTCGAGGCTTAAGATCCATCATCGACTATGCGATAACAAACCACACGTCGAAGATAAAGGTTCGACAGGTGAAGGTGTGCCGAGGGTTATCTTGTGGCAGTGACCATCATTTCCTCAAAATAGAAATAGCTTTTCCCGTCAAAAGTTTCCCACAAAGCGTGCCTcgacagcagcagcagcaacaggGAGAGAGGGTCCAGCCAAAGAGGTATAACATCGATAGTCTACACCATCAAAGTGTCAAAGATCTCTATACGAAGCGgttaaatgaaaaacttgatGAAAGACAGGGGTTCTGTGATGCCGAAGATCAGTATCACTTCATCAAGACTTGTATCCACGCTGCGGCTAGAGAGGCCCTTGGAGTGCGCGAAAAGATCACCACTGAATGCAAATcctactggtgggacaaagagaTTGAGGAAGAAATCGATGTAAAGAGGCGGAATTACCACTCCTTCCTTCACTCCAAGAGTAATGAGGACAAAATGGCTTACAAACATGCGCAAGCAAAGGTACAAAGACTCATTATGAGAAAGATATACGAGTCCTGGGAAAACAACTGCCCCAGAATTAACACGTGCCTAGGAGGAAGGGGGAGTACGGAAAGCTGGAAATTGCTAAAAGGCTTGCGAAGGAACATGAAGAAGGATATTTTATCTCCGATAACAATCAGCCAACTGGAGGACCATTTTAAAGTATTACGGATGGAAGtgcgacccgagtttcaaggtAGCGCTGCAGAATATAACGCAGAAACACTGTCTCTTGAGGTTAAACTTGAGGAAATTGTGAAGGCAATCAAGGAGTTAAAGAATGAAAAAGCTCCTGCGGCTGGAGATATACCATCACGGTTGATAAAATGCGGAACCAGAGAGTTATTTCAGCTTCTAGGGGACTTGTTTGATCGTTGCATTAAGGGTGCGAGGAAGTACCAAAAGAGTGGAAAGAGTCCTGGATTTCAGCTATACAAAACAAAGGAAAGAGGAATGACTGCGAAAACTACAGGGAGCTATCTATCGTAG